The following DNA comes from Mesorhizobium sp. B2-1-8.
TGCCTGGCGGCCCGTATGGTCAGCGTAACCGGGTCCGCCGTCTCCAGTTCCTCGGTGACCACGATCGGATCAGCGCGCGTTCCGGCGCCCCTGGCCGAGAGGATCCTGAAACCGCCGAGCTCGTCGGAGAACGAGTAGGCGCCGGCTTGGACCATCCTGGTCCCGTCCGCCTCGGCGCGCGGGCAGCTTGCGGCCAGCAAAGCCGCACACACCTGCACACAGCGCAAGCCTGGACCCGTCATGGTTCGAGTATGAACGACAATTCCCCTGCCGCATACTGGAATGACATGGCGTGAGGGGATGGCGGCCTATTGGCCGGCTGAAACAACGATGCTGCCTCAGCCCCCCACCCGCCCCACGCTCTCCCGCTCCACCAGCGGGCATTCCAGCTTCGTAATGGGATAGCGCCCCCGCCCCGCCACCGCGGGCGCTTCCAGTTGCTCGATCGCCCATTGGCCCATGGCCATATGCGGCAGGATCGAGGTGGTCAGCGGCGGGAACAGATGCCGGGCGATTTCCTCGTCGTCGTAGCCGACGACGGAAATGTCGGCGGGAATGTGCAGGCCGGCTTCCTTCAGCGCTTCGTAGCAGCCGATCGCGGTGCGGTCGTTCTGGCAGAAGATGGCGGTGGGGCGGTCCTTCAGGGCCAGCAGCTTGACGGTCGCGGCGTAGCCGGCGCTGGCCGACCAGTCGCCCTCGACCACCAGTTCGGGGTCGAACGGGATGTCGGCGGTGGCGAGCGCGCGGCGGTAGCCTTTCAGGCGGTCCTGCGCGGCCTGCATCCAGGGTTCGCCCGTGATGGTGGCGATGCGGCGGTGGCCGTGGCTGATCAGGTGCCGCGTCGAGCTCTGGCCGCCGGCGATCTCGGACGGCACCACGGCCGGGAAGGCATAATCCGACGTGTAGCAGTTGAGCAGGATCACGGGGATGTCGAGGCCGTAGAGGAAGTCGGGCGCCGTGATCTCGCGGGTGAAGATGGTCATGTAGATCAGCGCCGAGATGCCGCGCTTGGTCAGGGCTGCGATGGCGCGCGGCTCCATCACGGCGTCGCCCATGGTCTGCGCCACCAAAAGCACGTTGCCGGCATTCCACGAGGCCTGGCGCGCGCCCTCGATGGCGACGACGGCTTCCGGGCTGGTGGCCAGCTGGTCGACGGCGAAGCCGATCACGCCGTCAAGTCCATCGAAGGTCCCCTCGAAAGCGGTAGCGGGCTTGTTCAGCGCCGAGAAGGCAGGGGCGCTGTAGCCGAGCGCCCGCGCCGCCTCGATCACCCGCTCGCGGGTCTGCTGCGACAGGCGGATGCCCGGCGAATTGTTGAGCACGAAGGAAACCGTCGCCTGCGAGCAGCCGGCGGCACGCGCAATGTCGGTCATGGTGACGCGGCCCTTGGGCTTTGCCGCCGCCTTGCGGCGCTTCGCGGTTGCGGTGGCCGGATCCGTCGTCTCGCTCATGCAGCAGATGTCCCCCGATCCCCAGCCTGTCTAGCGACGGCCTGCCGGGCCGGCAAGATGGCATGACGCTGCCGATTCACGGTCGCATCGACTTCGTTTATAACTATTATCATACTTGCGGTCCATCGCTCGTGCAGGCTGGGGCCTCGAAAAATACCGAGATCGCAGGGCTCCGGCTTGATGTGCGGGGATCACAGCATCCGGCAAATCTGTCTGGAGATGGCCTCCTCGCACTGCCACGCCAATCCCGTGCTGATAGTGTTTACTAATACAAAAATGCGCTGTACCGTCAATCCACCGCATCCGACCCGGTCGGGTCCGGCTGCGGTGGGGAGTGTCTATGAATGGTCCGATGGCGAGCGGATATCTGCCTCCGCCAACCCTGTCTCGTACATGTGATATGTCAGACAAATCGGACTATTTACGAATGAAGAATGGTTGTCTAAAGTCCATGGCCGTGGCTGGGAACGACGCCAGTCCTTTCAGTGCCGGAACCCCTGAGGAGGAGGGGCGTCCAAGCCGCAAACGGCAATTCCAGTGTGCAAGACAATCCAGTGATCTAGTCCGGTCAGTCCTCCGACTGACCAAAACGGGAGGTTGAACATGAAATCCTTGATACGCAATGCATCCGTGGCCGCCGCGGCCCTGGTTGTCGGCCTTACGGCGACGGCCATCGCGCGCGCCGACGACAAGCCGACGCTGGCCTTCGTCGTCAACGGCGCTTCCGATTTCTGGAAAGCGGCCGAAGCCGGCGTCAAGAAGGCGCAGGGCGAACTGCCCGGCTACACGCTCGAACTCAAATATCCCGAACAATCCTCGGTCGCCATCCAGCAGCGGCTGATGGACGATCTGGTGACCGCCGGCGTAAAGGGCATCATGGTCTCGGCCGTCGATCCCAAGACCTCGACCGATGGTCTGAACAAGATCGCCTCGCAAACGGCATTGTTCACCACCGACAGTGACGCTCCCCAGACCAAGCGCGTCGCCTATATCGGCTCGTCCAATGTCGATGCGGGCAAGCAGGCGGCCGAAATCGCCAAGAAGGCGATGCCGAACGGCGGCAAGTGCCTGGGCTTCGTCGGCCTGCTCGGCGCCGACAATGCCAAGGAGCGCATCCAGGGCATGAAGGATGGCCTCGCCGGCACCAAGATCGAGCTCGTCGACGTGCGCGGCGACGACATCGACCAGGCGCGCGCCAAGAAGAATGTCGAGGATGCGCTGGTCGCCAGCCCCGACGTCACCTGCATGGTCGGCTTCTACTCCTACAACACGCCGCGCATCTATGAAGCGCTGCGCGATGCCGGCAAGCTCGGCTCGATCACCGTCGTCGGCTTCGATGACGATCCGATCACGCTGGGCGGCGTCAAGGAAGGCACCATTGCCGCCACCGTCGTGCAGCAGCCCTTCGAATGGGCCTATCAGGGAATGAAGCTGATGGCCGCCTATCTCAAGGGCGACAAGTCGGGCATCCCGGCCGGCAATCTGATCATCATCCCGACCAAGATCATCGGCAAGGATGATGTCGACGCCTATGCCAAAAATCTGAAGGCGATGGCTGGAAACTAAGACCACAGACAGTTCAGCCGGCTCAACTCGCTTGAGCCGGCTGTTCGCATTGACGAACCCTGCCGGGATCGTCAGTCTGCAGAACGGGCCGCTTTGGCTCACCGGCTGCTGTCAGGCATGATGAATTATTCCGACACATCCATCGCGGCGACCACTCCGTTCCTCAGCCTCGAGAACGTGCGCAAGACCTATCCGGGCGTCGTGGCGCTCGACGGGTTTTCCATGGAGGTCAGGCCGGGCGAGGTCATCGGCCTTGTCGGCGAGAATGGCGCGGGCAAGTCGACGCTTATGAAGATCCTCGGCGGCGTCACCACGCCTGATACCGGCACCATCACCGTCGACGGCACCGCCCACAAGGACCTGACGGTCGAAGGCAGCCTGGGTTCCGGCATCGCCTTCGTCCACCAGGAACTCAACCTGTTCGAAAATCTCGACGTCGCCGCCAACATCTTCTTCGGCCGCGAACCGCTGCGTGCCGGGCCGCTGAGGCTGGTCGACCGCGGGAAACTACGCGAAATGGTGGCGCCGCTGCTGAAGCGCGTGGGCGCCAATTTTTCCGCCGACACGCAGGTCGCGGATCTCTCGCTGGCGCAGCAGCAGATGGTCGAGATCGCCAAGGCGCTGTCGATCAAGGCCCGGCTGGTCATCCTCGACGAGCCGACATCGAGCCTGCCGCTCGCCGAAACCGACAAGCTGCTCGACGTCATCAAGGCGCTGAAGGCCGACGGCATCAGCGTCATCTTCATTTCGCACCGCCTGCACGAGATCGAGCGCGTCGCCGACCGGGTCGTCGTGCTGCGCGACGGCATGCTGGCCGGCACGCTGGGCAAGCGCGACATCAACCACGACCAGATGGTCAAGCTGATGATCGGCCGCATGCTGAAGGAACGCGAGAAGGCCTCCGAGGCCGCGCGAGCCCCTGGTGCCGTCGCGCTGTCGGCCAAGGCGGTCCGCACCCCCACCTACCCCGGCCGGCCGGTCGATCTCGACGTCAGGCGTGGCGAAATCCTTGGCCTTGCCGGCCTTGTCGGCTCCGGCCGCACCGAACTGGCGCGGGTGTTCTTCGGCATCGAAGCCAGCCTTGGCGGCACGCTGGAACTCAACGGCAAGCCACTTGCGCTGGCCAGCGCGGCGGACGCCGTCGCGCAAGGCATTTTCCTCGTGCCGGAAGACCGCAAGCTGACCGGCATCCTGCTCGACCTGTCGATCGCGCAGAATATTTCACTGCCCAATTTGCCCGCGCATGCGAAGCGCACGCTGGTCTCCAACAGCGCGGAAGTCGCTACCGCCGAGAAGCAGAAGAAGAATCTCGGCATCAAGGCGCCTTCGGTGCAGACGCGCACCGGCACGCTGTCGGGCGGCAACCAGCAAAAGGTCGTGCTCGGCAAATGGCTGGCCATGAACCCGAAGGTGATGATCCTCGACGAGCCGACGCGCGGCATCGACATCGGCGCCAAGGCCGAGATTTACGGGCTGATGCGGGCGCTGGCGGATGCCGGCGTCGCCGTGCTGATGATCTCCAGCGACATGGAAGAAGTGATCGGCGTGTCCGACCGCATCGCCGTCATGCATGAGGGCCAGATCTCGGGCATTCTCGACAAGGATCAGTTCAGCCAGGAAAACGTGCTTTTGCTCGCGGTGGGCAAGCCGGCAAACTAATGCATGCCGCGCAAAAGTGACCCTCGGTTTTGCGGCAACGGCATGCATAAACAAAAGCTGAAGCGCGCGACGCGCTTTAGCTAAGCGGAGACGACGATGACAAAGAAAGATCTCGGCCTGCTGATCCTGATCCTGGTGGTCGGAGCGGTCGTTGCCATCATCAATCCGCGCTTCCTCCTGCCGATCAATCTCGCCAACACCTCGAATCTCATCGGTCTGTTCGGCATTCTGTCGATCGGCCAGGCCTTCGTCATCATCACCGGCGGCATCGAGCTGTCCGTCGGCTCCGTCGTCGCGCTGCTCGGCACATTGTTCATCGACTTCATCGCCGTGCGCAGCATGGGATGGCCGATCGCCTTGGTGCTGATCCTGGTGCTCGGCGCCATCATCGGCCTGGCGCATGGCTGGCTGATCACGCGGCTCAAGCTGCAGCCCTTCGTCGTCACCTTGTGCGGCCTTTTGATCTATCGCGGCGTCGCGCGCTTCTACACCGCCGATGGCACCGCCGGTTTCGCCTTCGGCCAGAATTTTCCCGATCTCGAATTCCTGACCGCTGGCCGCTCTTGGGGCGTGCCGAACTCCTTCTTCGCGCTGATCGTCATCGCCATCGTCATGTGGGTGGTGCTGCACCGCTCGGTGTTCGGGCGCTATCTCTACGCCATCGGCAAGAACGAGGAGGCGGCGAAATATTCGGGCATCCGCACCGGCCGCGTCGTCATGGCGGCTTACGTCATCTGCGGCGTGCTGACGGCGCTGTCGGCGATCTATTTCGCCATGTACACGCGCTCGATCTCGCCGGCCAGCCATGGCCAGTTCTACGAGCTCTACGCCATTGCCGCCGCCGTGCTCGGCGGCTTCTCGCTGCGCGGCGGCGAAGGCTCGCTGATCGGCGTCATCCTCGGCACGGTGCTGCTGCAGGAATTGCAGAACCTGGTCAACCTGCTCGGCATTCCCTCCTCGCTCAACTTCGCGGTGATGGGTGGCGTCATCCTCATCGGGGTGCTGGTCGACCAGCAATGGGGCGTGTTCCGGGCGCGCCGGCGGATGGTCGATGCCGCCCGCAAGGGCGCGGTCGGCGCGGCAGCGGAATAAGTCCTCAACTACCTGCTGCTCGCGCGTGCGGCGCGGCGAACGCTTTGCAGAAGGATGGCGAGGCAGCCGACCAGCAGCAGCGCGCCGCCAACCAGCGGTGGCAGCGCCAGCAGCTTCACCGCCGCGGTGACGGCGGCCACCAGGACCAGTGCCAGCAGCGCCAGATTGCCGTCATCGACGAACATGCCGAAGAATTCGCGGGCAACGAGACGAATGACGTTCATCGGGCGAGCCCACCAGCGGCTGTGGGATTGGTGCCGCGCAGCCAGCGCACCATGGCGAAGGACGCCAGCGCGACGATGGCGAAGATGGCGAGCAGAGCAAGATCAGCACCCGGCCAGTCGGCGCCGATCCCCTCGCCGGTCCAGAAGATGCCGAAGCTGGTCAGCATCAGCCCGACCACGAATTTAAGCGCATTTTCCGGCACGCGCGCCAGCGGACGGTGAACCGCCAGGCCGACAAGCATCACCAGAATGAAGGCCGCCAGCGCGCCCATGCTGGCGTATAGCGTCTGCCCGTGCGCGGCGCCGACGGCAATGACGATGAACACCACCTCGACACCCTCGAGCAGCACCGCCTTGAAGGACGCCAGTCCGGCGAGGTAGTCGGCGCGCCGATCTCCGGCCTGCCGGTGCAGCGCGGCGGTTTCCTTGGCGAAAGCCGCTTCCTCGTCATGCAGGGCGATGACGCCGACGCTGCGCAGGATGGCCTTTCGCAACCAGCGCATGCCGAACAGGATCAGCAACGCCCCGACGGCGAACTGCAGCGTGGTGATCGGCACCAGCGCCAGCAGCGGCCCGAACGCCAGCACCAGGGCCGCCAGCACCGCCAGCGCCAGCGCGGCACCCGTCAAAGCCGGACGCCAGCTGCGTGTCACCCCCACCGCGAGCACTATGGTGAAAGCTTCGACGACCTCGACCAGGGAGGCGAGAAATGCCGCCGTGACTGTCGAGAGAATGGGTGTCAGTGTCTGCATCAAGGCTTCCTGTCTTGTCTCGTTCGACCATGATCTTTTTGGCCGGTCATTTCCAGCTTCGGGAGTGCGATCCGGGATCACTATGCGGTCAGCACCACACAGCGCTCCGGTGGCAACGAAAAGGCAAGCGCGGCGCCAATAGGCGGCGCTTCGGGCCAGTCGAGCCGTATGCGTTGTTGTCCGAGATCGACCGCCAGCCGCCAACATCGGCCCTGGAAAGCGCTCGACAGCACCTTGCCCTGCAATCGATTGCCGGGATAGGCGTCCGCCGGCCGGGCGTCCTCGGGACGGATGACCAGCATGCCTGAGCCGGATCGGGCGCCCGGCGTGCGCACGGTTTCGGCATCACTGTCGGCGATCCTGAAATGCTCGTCCCTTACCTGCCCGCGAACGATCGAAAAGCCGCCGATGAAGCCCGCCACGAAAGAATCGGCCGGCGCTTCATAGATGGCGCGTGGCGTGTCGAACTGGACGATCTCGCCTGCCCGCATGATGGCTATACGGTCGGAGACCGCCATGGCCTCCGCCTGGTCATGCGTCACATAGACGACCGTGATGGCTTCGCGGCGCACCATCTCCATCATCTCGATGCGCATGTCCTCGCGCAGCGCGGCATCGAGGTTGCTCAGCGGTTCGTCGAACAGCATCAGCGCCGGACGCGCCGCGAGGCAGCGCGCGATGGCGACGCGCTGCTGCTGGCCGCCGGACAATTCCGTGGGATAACGATCCTTGTAGGGAGCAAGGCGGGTGACGTCGAACGCATGGTTCACCCGCTGGGCTATTTCCTGCTCCGAAAGCCGCTGCGCGCGCAGGCCGAAGGCGAGATTGTTGGCCACCGTCATATGCGGCCACAGCGCATAGTCCTGGAAGACCATGCCGATCCGCCGCTTTTCAGGAGGTACGACCGACGTCTCGCTCCATACGACCCGTCCGTCCAGCGTGATCGATCCCTTTTCGGGTGCGACCAGCCCGGCGATGATGCGCAGAAGCGTGGTCTTGCCGGAGCCGCTGGCACCGAGAAGCGACACCACTTCGCCGGCATCGATCTTGAGGTCCAGGTCGGTCAGGATGGGGCGCCCGCCGAGCGACTTGCAAATGCCGGCACAATGCAGGGATGCGGTCATGACAAGGGTTCCACTCCGACGGTCTGGTGGTGGCCCGCATCGACAAGCGCCGCACTCCGGCGCGGTCTGACGAACCGCCGAAGCGGATACCAGACCAGCGCGGCACCCATGCCCGCGGCCGCCATGGCGACCAGCGCGATCGCCGAGGCCAATCCGTCCCGATCGTGGCTGAACAGCTTCAGGATGAGCGTCGGCGCCGGCGGGCCGCTCCGGGGAATAAGCATTTGCGAGATCGGCAGTTCGAACACGGTGCGGATGAACGTCAACAGGAAGGCCGTCACCACGCTCAGCAGGATCAGCGGCAAGGTAATTGCCAGCAACCGGCGGGTCGCCCCGACGCCGTGCAGGCGCGCCGCATCCGTCAAGCCTGGCGCCAGCTGGCCGATGGCCGAAAGG
Coding sequences within:
- a CDS encoding sugar-binding protein, with the protein product MKSLIRNASVAAAALVVGLTATAIARADDKPTLAFVVNGASDFWKAAEAGVKKAQGELPGYTLELKYPEQSSVAIQQRLMDDLVTAGVKGIMVSAVDPKTSTDGLNKIASQTALFTTDSDAPQTKRVAYIGSSNVDAGKQAAEIAKKAMPNGGKCLGFVGLLGADNAKERIQGMKDGLAGTKIELVDVRGDDIDQARAKKNVEDALVASPDVTCMVGFYSYNTPRIYEALRDAGKLGSITVVGFDDDPITLGGVKEGTIAATVVQQPFEWAYQGMKLMAAYLKGDKSGIPAGNLIIIPTKIIGKDDVDAYAKNLKAMAGN
- a CDS encoding sugar ABC transporter ATP-binding protein, with translation MNYSDTSIAATTPFLSLENVRKTYPGVVALDGFSMEVRPGEVIGLVGENGAGKSTLMKILGGVTTPDTGTITVDGTAHKDLTVEGSLGSGIAFVHQELNLFENLDVAANIFFGREPLRAGPLRLVDRGKLREMVAPLLKRVGANFSADTQVADLSLAQQQMVEIAKALSIKARLVILDEPTSSLPLAETDKLLDVIKALKADGISVIFISHRLHEIERVADRVVVLRDGMLAGTLGKRDINHDQMVKLMIGRMLKEREKASEAARAPGAVALSAKAVRTPTYPGRPVDLDVRRGEILGLAGLVGSGRTELARVFFGIEASLGGTLELNGKPLALASAADAVAQGIFLVPEDRKLTGILLDLSIAQNISLPNLPAHAKRTLVSNSAEVATAEKQKKNLGIKAPSVQTRTGTLSGGNQQKVVLGKWLAMNPKVMILDEPTRGIDIGAKAEIYGLMRALADAGVAVLMISSDMEEVIGVSDRIAVMHEGQISGILDKDQFSQENVLLLAVGKPAN
- a CDS encoding ABC transporter ATP-binding protein, translated to MTASLHCAGICKSLGGRPILTDLDLKIDAGEVVSLLGASGSGKTTLLRIIAGLVAPEKGSITLDGRVVWSETSVVPPEKRRIGMVFQDYALWPHMTVANNLAFGLRAQRLSEQEIAQRVNHAFDVTRLAPYKDRYPTELSGGQQQRVAIARCLAARPALMLFDEPLSNLDAALREDMRIEMMEMVRREAITVVYVTHDQAEAMAVSDRIAIMRAGEIVQFDTPRAIYEAPADSFVAGFIGGFSIVRGQVRDEHFRIADSDAETVRTPGARSGSGMLVIRPEDARPADAYPGNRLQGKVLSSAFQGRCWRLAVDLGQQRIRLDWPEAPPIGAALAFSLPPERCVVLTA
- a CDS encoding ABC transporter permease, which codes for MTKKDLGLLILILVVGAVVAIINPRFLLPINLANTSNLIGLFGILSIGQAFVIITGGIELSVGSVVALLGTLFIDFIAVRSMGWPIALVLILVLGAIIGLAHGWLITRLKLQPFVVTLCGLLIYRGVARFYTADGTAGFAFGQNFPDLEFLTAGRSWGVPNSFFALIVIAIVMWVVLHRSVFGRYLYAIGKNEEAAKYSGIRTGRVVMAAYVICGVLTALSAIYFAMYTRSISPASHGQFYELYAIAAAVLGGFSLRGGEGSLIGVILGTVLLQELQNLVNLLGIPSSLNFAVMGGVILIGVLVDQQWGVFRARRRMVDAARKGAVGAAAE
- a CDS encoding COG4280 domain-containing protein: MQTLTPILSTVTAAFLASLVEVVEAFTIVLAVGVTRSWRPALTGAALALAVLAALVLAFGPLLALVPITTLQFAVGALLILFGMRWLRKAILRSVGVIALHDEEAAFAKETAALHRQAGDRRADYLAGLASFKAVLLEGVEVVFIVIAVGAAHGQTLYASMGALAAFILVMLVGLAVHRPLARVPENALKFVVGLMLTSFGIFWTGEGIGADWPGADLALLAIFAIVALASFAMVRWLRGTNPTAAGGLAR
- a CDS encoding LacI family DNA-binding transcriptional regulator translates to MSETTDPATATAKRRKAAAKPKGRVTMTDIARAAGCSQATVSFVLNNSPGIRLSQQTRERVIEAARALGYSAPAFSALNKPATAFEGTFDGLDGVIGFAVDQLATSPEAVVAIEGARQASWNAGNVLLVAQTMGDAVMEPRAIAALTKRGISALIYMTIFTREITAPDFLYGLDIPVILLNCYTSDYAFPAVVPSEIAGGQSSTRHLISHGHRRIATITGEPWMQAAQDRLKGYRRALATADIPFDPELVVEGDWSASAGYAATVKLLALKDRPTAIFCQNDRTAIGCYEALKEAGLHIPADISVVGYDDEEIARHLFPPLTTSILPHMAMGQWAIEQLEAPAVAGRGRYPITKLECPLVERESVGRVGG